Proteins found in one Nitrosopumilus maritimus SCM1 genomic segment:
- the mpnS gene encoding methylphosphonate synthase: protein MEKKIDFKPDSYLIRSGNNFLGILNDIKRRPEDAANELGVSIEEINSIISGKQKISPSLIEKAVNIWPVNERDFYIVSDDCSSGILIMTSQDSIKSSRIMERAGKPYYEYRDTAMSKTAPFRPEWILELCKVENNDPENPKAQWNNGHFMHQFTYFIGEVNFYYKDPEGKKHVAIMNTGDSMYITPFTPHTFTTRDGASQNGLILALTYGSKLTGDIQQELSSLSLDCGSQYALDFTNHENASLSLLEYYFELSNLTKEKFAKRTNFSMETLADFFTKKKLPTFDELKIIAKALNVNSRDLMPNDLTESKVIVKTHDQCDHWKYPESGNYEFYELASTTALPHSKAFEIDVSSSEDLNLDLKVGLHQYVYNIGDSALTINWNYENKTYQKSLNPGDSAYIKPFVPHNFRGNGKILILRIGGKISGDSQRELSFVGRENTQRAISETMQWFDPKGSNS, encoded by the coding sequence ATGGAAAAAAAGATTGATTTCAAGCCTGATTCTTATTTGATTCGTTCTGGAAACAATTTTTTGGGAATTTTAAATGATATTAAACGAAGACCAGAAGATGCTGCAAATGAATTGGGTGTTTCTATTGAAGAAATTAACTCAATAATTTCTGGAAAGCAAAAAATCTCCCCATCTTTAATTGAAAAAGCCGTAAATATCTGGCCAGTTAATGAAAGAGATTTCTATATTGTTTCCGATGATTGTTCTTCTGGAATCTTAATTATGACTTCTCAAGATTCAATCAAATCATCTCGCATTATGGAAAGAGCTGGAAAACCATATTATGAATATCGAGATACTGCTATGAGCAAAACTGCTCCTTTTAGGCCTGAATGGATTTTGGAATTATGCAAAGTTGAAAATAATGACCCTGAAAATCCAAAAGCGCAATGGAATAATGGACATTTCATGCATCAATTTACATATTTTATCGGAGAAGTAAATTTCTATTACAAAGATCCTGAAGGAAAAAAACATGTCGCAATTATGAATACTGGTGATTCAATGTATATTACTCCATTTACTCCTCACACCTTTACTACAAGAGATGGTGCATCTCAAAATGGTTTAATTTTAGCATTAACTTATGGGAGTAAACTTACTGGTGATATTCAGCAAGAATTGTCGTCATTATCGCTTGATTGTGGAAGTCAATATGCATTAGATTTTACTAATCACGAAAATGCCAGTTTATCATTATTAGAATATTATTTTGAATTATCAAATCTGACTAAAGAAAAATTTGCAAAACGAACAAACTTTTCTATGGAAACACTTGCTGATTTCTTTACAAAAAAGAAATTACCAACTTTTGATGAACTTAAGATTATTGCTAAAGCTCTAAATGTAAATTCTAGAGATTTAATGCCTAATGATTTGACTGAATCTAAAGTTATTGTAAAAACTCATGATCAATGTGATCATTGGAAATACCCTGAATCTGGAAATTATGAATTTTACGAACTTGCATCAACCACCGCTTTGCCTCACTCCAAAGCATTTGAAATTGATGTTTCATCATCAGAAGATCTCAATCTTGATCTGAAAGTTGGATTACATCAATATGTGTATAATATTGGCGATTCTGCACTGACAATTAATTGGAATTATGAGAATAAAACATATCAGAAATCATTGAATCCTGGCGATTCTGCTTATATCAAACCTTTTGTTCCTCACAATTTCCGTGGAAATGGCAAAATTCTAATTTTGAGAATTGGTGGAAAAATTTCTGGTGATTCACAACGAGAATTATCATTTGTAGGAAGGGAAAATACTCAACGAGCAATTTCTGAAACAATGCAATGGTTTGATCCAAAAGGTTCAAACTCTTAA
- a CDS encoding sulfatase family protein: MAKENLIIIMIDGGRFDYGLNSKVFQEVEKTSVFFSNSITYGPHTIAAMHAVFSGCYGTRTGTNSYWSTYDFKKESFVTLTEYLSSNGYFTSADLINELVVPKQGFDEYIVHDEINDDLTLRHKKILSKIQTKNQKGQPSFLYLHYSKIHTGIMNEVLKKYDNFSDEFFDNPDQNKNRYEKLFISAENYLKTILEEIKKLGLDDNSLILIMSDHGVSVGEKFGERAYGAFCYDYTLKTITHFISKKFQSKRITQQVRTIDFMPTILQFLKIPLDNTKEPLDGVSLMPLINNKKIDEQFAYSETGNPLKEKQPPKIPNVMSIRNSNWKLIYNLHNDSKEMYNLLEDPLELKNLIGTNNEIESMLWNELLKIQQSN; the protein is encoded by the coding sequence ATGGCAAAAGAAAATTTGATCATCATAATGATTGATGGTGGAAGATTTGATTATGGTTTAAATTCAAAAGTTTTTCAGGAAGTAGAAAAAACTTCAGTATTTTTTTCAAATTCTATAACTTATGGGCCCCATACAATTGCTGCAATGCATGCAGTATTTAGTGGATGTTATGGAACTAGAACAGGAACAAACAGTTATTGGTCTACATATGATTTTAAAAAAGAAAGTTTTGTCACACTCACTGAATATTTGTCTTCTAATGGATATTTTACATCTGCAGATCTGATTAATGAGTTAGTAGTTCCTAAACAAGGATTTGATGAATATATCGTACATGATGAAATTAATGACGATTTAACTTTAAGACACAAAAAAATCTTATCAAAAATTCAAACTAAAAATCAAAAGGGTCAACCATCTTTTCTTTATTTACATTATAGTAAAATTCACACAGGTATAATGAATGAGGTCTTAAAAAAATATGATAATTTTAGTGACGAATTCTTTGATAATCCTGATCAAAACAAAAATAGATATGAAAAATTATTTATTTCTGCTGAAAATTATTTAAAAACAATTTTAGAAGAAATTAAAAAACTAGGATTGGATGATAATTCTCTTATTCTAATTATGTCTGATCATGGTGTAAGTGTAGGTGAAAAATTTGGTGAACGAGCTTATGGAGCATTCTGTTATGATTACACGTTAAAAACAATCACCCATTTCATTTCAAAAAAATTTCAATCAAAAAGAATTACACAGCAAGTACGCACAATAGATTTCATGCCTACAATTTTACAATTTTTAAAGATCCCATTAGATAATACCAAAGAACCATTAGACGGGGTTTCTTTGATGCCCTTGATCAATAACAAAAAAATTGATGAACAATTTGCCTATTCTGAAACAGGTAATCCTCTAAAAGAAAAACAACCTCCAAAAATTCCAAATGTTATGTCTATTCGTAACTCAAATTGGAAACTAATATACAATTTACACAATGATTCCAAAGAAATGTACAATTTGCTTGAAGATCCGTTAGAATTAAAAAATTTGATTGGAACAAATAACGAAATTGAATCCATGCTTTGGAATGAATTACTCAAAATCCAACAATCTAACTAA
- a CDS encoding NTP transferase domain-containing protein — MKVIIIAAGKGQRISKEFKEIPKSLIPVNGKTILERQIKAFESNNISEIIVISGKHNQFDNKGMKIVKDFENEKHDILGSLMVAKNFLQGEVIILYSDIIFDENIIHQILNTTKDIAIAIDLDWKKSYEGRTEHPFSEAENVLLDKKNNIVEIKKNIQSTSNIVGEFLGIIKMSEHGTKVFLEKIDYLQKNHTGKFHNAVSLEKGYLTDMIQELINNSIQVSPIFISGKWCEIDTKQDLNRAEELFK, encoded by the coding sequence ATGAAAGTAATCATAATTGCAGCAGGAAAAGGTCAAAGAATTTCGAAAGAATTTAAAGAAATTCCAAAATCACTAATTCCTGTAAATGGAAAAACTATCTTAGAGAGACAAATTAAAGCATTTGAATCAAATAATATTTCAGAAATCATAGTTATTTCAGGAAAACATAATCAATTTGATAATAAAGGAATGAAAATAGTCAAAGATTTTGAAAATGAAAAGCATGATATTTTAGGAAGTTTGATGGTGGCTAAAAATTTCTTACAAGGAGAAGTAATAATTTTGTATTCGGATATAATTTTTGATGAAAATATTATTCATCAAATACTTAACACAACAAAAGATATTGCTATTGCAATTGATTTAGACTGGAAAAAATCTTATGAAGGGAGAACAGAACATCCATTTTCTGAAGCAGAGAATGTATTGTTAGATAAAAAAAATAACATTGTTGAAATTAAAAAGAATATTCAAAGTACTTCAAATATTGTTGGGGAATTTCTAGGAATTATAAAAATGAGTGAACATGGAACAAAAGTATTTTTAGAAAAAATTGATTACTTACAAAAAAACCATACGGGAAAATTCCATAATGCAGTTTCTTTAGAAAAAGGATATCTAACAGATATGATTCAAGAATTAATTAATAATTCAATTCAAGTTTCACCAATATTCATTTCAGGTAAATGGTGTGAAATTGATACAAAACAGGATCTAAACAGAGCTGAAGAATTATTTAAATAA
- a CDS encoding thiamine pyrophosphate-dependent enzyme, with translation MIRKEAVATIARNIKNSPIVSANGFMSRDLFEVCDKESNFYMIGSMGLASSIGLGLAIKNPKKRVFVFDGDGNILMNLGSIVTIGSMKPKNLIHVVFDNSSHESTGGQPTNSSKIHLEKIAKIGNYTTFTAKSKNQLESMLKKIKRLNGPIFLLVKISTSKERSKRVIWKPKDIRDRVKKSL, from the coding sequence ATGATTAGAAAAGAAGCAGTGGCAACCATAGCTAGAAATATAAAAAATTCTCCAATTGTTTCAGCTAATGGCTTTATGAGTAGAGATTTGTTTGAAGTATGTGATAAGGAATCAAATTTTTACATGATCGGGTCAATGGGATTGGCATCATCAATAGGATTAGGATTAGCAATAAAAAATCCAAAAAAACGAGTTTTTGTGTTTGATGGAGATGGGAATATTTTGATGAATTTAGGTTCAATTGTAACTATTGGTAGTATGAAACCAAAAAATTTGATCCATGTAGTTTTTGATAATAGTAGTCATGAATCAACTGGAGGTCAGCCTACAAATTCTTCAAAAATTCATTTAGAAAAAATTGCAAAAATTGGTAACTACACAACATTTACAGCTAAATCCAAAAATCAATTAGAAAGTATGTTGAAAAAAATTAAGAGACTCAATGGACCGATCTTTTTGTTGGTAAAAATTTCTACAAGTAAAGAAAGAAGCAAAAGAGTAATCTGGAAACCTAAAGATATTAGAGATAGAGTAAAAAAATCATTATAG
- a CDS encoding thiamine pyrophosphate-binding protein gives MNEKNQRKLFHYLKKKKIENFIGVPDSTLKHFIDESIKNKNSIITTREEEAIGIATGTTISKSSSLVFMQNAGFANSISTITSLVQLYEIPIIFLIGWRGYLSDDAPEHLKIGKIQPDLLKIIGLKSKVLTDSNWKSCCDWAIENLKNNKPCALVIRRLFHD, from the coding sequence TTGAATGAAAAAAATCAAAGAAAATTATTTCATTATCTAAAAAAGAAAAAAATTGAAAATTTTATAGGGGTCCCAGATTCTACACTGAAACACTTTATTGACGAATCTATTAAAAATAAAAATTCCATCATTACAACTAGAGAAGAAGAAGCTATTGGAATAGCAACTGGTACTACTATATCAAAAAGTTCATCATTAGTATTCATGCAAAATGCTGGATTTGCCAATTCCATAAGTACAATTACATCATTAGTTCAATTATACGAAATTCCAATAATTTTTTTGATAGGATGGAGAGGGTACTTATCAGATGATGCTCCTGAACATCTAAAAATTGGAAAAATTCAACCTGATTTATTAAAAATTATTGGTTTAAAATCAAAGGTGTTAACTGACTCTAATTGGAAATCTTGTTGTGATTGGGCAATAGAAAATTTGAAAAACAACAAACCTTGTGCCTTAGTAATTCGGAGATTATTTCATGATTAG
- a CDS encoding isocitrate lyase/phosphoenolpyruvate mutase family protein, which produces MNDGANILNSQLNQKSILKVAGAFDAMSAKLVELSGFDAIWAGSFAISATHALPDASILTMTEFLSVASNMTDACSIPVIADCDTGFGGPSNVSHMVKKYESAGVAAVSIEDKIFPKQNSLLENGNQQLLSEKDFVAKLIAAKNAKVNENFMIIARVEALIAGLGVDEALKRANAYKKAGADAILIHSKSKTPDEIFEFCDLWDGDIPIIAIPTSYPNVTIDELEKHKIRIAIYANQSLRVAHLAMKEHLEQLSKAKSLSQIKSNMTTMEEIFKLQEMYEIKKQETDIEKNLKKLGYIN; this is translated from the coding sequence ATGAATGATGGTGCAAACATACTAAACTCTCAACTTAATCAAAAATCAATTTTGAAAGTTGCTGGTGCATTTGATGCAATGTCGGCAAAATTAGTGGAATTGAGCGGTTTTGATGCAATTTGGGCCGGGAGTTTTGCAATTTCTGCAACTCATGCATTACCAGATGCCAGTATTCTTACAATGACAGAATTTCTTTCTGTAGCATCTAATATGACTGATGCTTGCTCAATTCCAGTTATTGCAGATTGCGATACAGGGTTTGGTGGACCGAGCAATGTGAGTCACATGGTAAAAAAATATGAAAGTGCAGGAGTGGCTGCAGTTAGTATTGAGGATAAGATTTTTCCTAAACAAAACAGTTTATTGGAAAACGGTAATCAACAATTGTTATCAGAAAAAGATTTTGTTGCAAAATTAATTGCAGCTAAAAATGCTAAAGTAAATGAAAATTTTATGATCATTGCCAGAGTGGAGGCATTAATAGCTGGATTAGGGGTAGATGAAGCATTGAAAAGAGCTAATGCATACAAAAAAGCTGGGGCAGATGCGATTTTAATTCATTCAAAGAGTAAAACTCCTGATGAGATTTTTGAATTTTGTGATTTGTGGGACGGAGATATACCCATAATTGCAATTCCAACATCATATCCAAATGTAACTATTGATGAATTAGAAAAACACAAAATAAGAATAGCAATTTATGCAAATCAATCACTTCGAGTAGCACATTTAGCAATGAAAGAACATCTGGAGCAACTATCTAAAGCTAAAAGTCTCAGTCAAATAAAATCAAATATGACTACAATGGAAGAAATTTTTAAACTGCAAGAAATGTATGAAATAAAAAAACAAGAAACAGATATAGAAAAAAATCTTAAAAAATTGGGTTACATAAATTGA
- a CDS encoding iron-containing alcohol dehydrogenase, producing MWTIKQPPKIIFGKNCVSEFIFPTKCLVVTSKGAKSRGWLDYCGLNDQMIFNNVEPNPSIETTEKIISEFQNSDFTHIVGIGGGSSMDVAKYCGFKMNKQKLMIPTTFGSGSEVTRISVLKVNGKKKSFHDDGIFSDTALIDSFFLENSTPKIFKNSVIDACAQCTEAYDSKSSNPYTKFFCNQAFELLEEGILTNNNEKIVLGSLFDGLGFGNSSTTLGHALSYVFSNEGISHGHALAFTTSAAHKFNKSKYFERFEKLVSFLGFEPITLEQSLDHATETILPDKKHLDNNPIPVSKDDIYNLLKTIISK from the coding sequence ATGTGGACCATTAAACAGCCTCCAAAAATCATTTTTGGTAAAAATTGTGTATCTGAGTTTATTTTTCCGACAAAGTGTTTAGTTGTAACATCTAAAGGAGCAAAATCTAGAGGATGGCTTGATTATTGTGGGTTAAATGATCAAATGATTTTTAATAATGTTGAACCAAACCCTTCAATCGAAACAACAGAAAAAATTATTTCAGAATTCCAAAATTCTGATTTTACACATATTGTTGGTATTGGAGGGGGCAGCTCAATGGATGTTGCCAAATATTGTGGTTTTAAAATGAATAAACAAAAACTCATGATTCCAACTACTTTTGGAAGCGGTAGTGAAGTAACCCGTATTTCCGTATTGAAGGTTAATGGAAAGAAAAAAAGTTTTCATGATGATGGAATCTTTTCTGATACTGCATTAATTGATTCATTTTTTCTTGAAAATTCTACACCTAAAATTTTTAAGAATTCTGTCATAGATGCATGTGCACAATGTACTGAAGCATATGATAGTAAATCATCAAATCCATATACGAAGTTTTTTTGTAATCAAGCTTTTGAATTGTTAGAAGAAGGAATTCTTACAAATAATAATGAAAAAATTGTATTGGGATCCTTATTTGATGGATTGGGATTTGGAAATTCTTCTACTACTTTAGGACATGCACTGTCCTATGTTTTTTCAAATGAGGGAATTTCTCATGGTCATGCTTTAGCATTTACTACTTCTGCTGCTCACAAATTTAACAAATCAAAATATTTTGAACGATTTGAAAAACTAGTTTCTTTCTTAGGTTTTGAACCCATCACATTAGAGCAATCATTAGATCATGCTACAGAAACAATCTTACCTGATAAAAAACACCTTGATAATAACCCAATTCCTGTATCGAAAGACGACATCTATAACTTGTTAAAAACAATTATTTCAAAATAA
- a CDS encoding Rieske (2Fe-2S) protein, with the protein MKFTVKKQDIPIGKLVEVSVSPKIIVFNNGEQIFAVSGICPHAKWPLELGFVKGQTLTCGGHGWEFDISKGNCVTNPGRDLKNYRVIENQNEVIIFDE; encoded by the coding sequence ATGAAATTCACTGTAAAAAAACAAGATATTCCTATTGGTAAATTAGTCGAAGTATCAGTCAGTCCAAAAATTATTGTTTTTAATAACGGGGAACAAATTTTTGCAGTTAGTGGAATCTGTCCTCATGCCAAATGGCCATTAGAATTGGGATTTGTTAAAGGACAAACATTAACTTGTGGGGGTCATGGATGGGAATTTGATATTTCTAAAGGAAATTGTGTAACTAATCCAGGTAGAGATTTAAAAAATTATAGAGTCATCGAAAATCAAAATGAAGTTATAATTTTTGATGAGTAA
- a CDS encoding MBL fold metallo-hydrolase has translation MFVRFLGQACTLIETNNFRIIVDPWIVGPCNVNTWYTLRREPATKKNIPTDVDAIYISHEHEDHFQAESLCQFDKKTQIYICNFPTNRFHNAIKELGFSNITVLDSWKPEKINEGLEITSIKNPDLMFEDSALLIKSKEGTVFCQTDCKMDFESLKKVNAAKPDIGFFMYSVANWYPDAYNYSKEKRDEIAIKRKDNKINGFVNYVNTIKPKFAIPYAGGPLFPHESQLKLNYPISVFGCPDEPKKAWDNSGNLGTEVVAMAADDEISIDGTHTKNNNPIFSSDKTDVVNEFSIQVQEDLNRRWKEEGEASQKLSNEIYDYFNKIISENPVARKHIDMKVQLIADGKNGGEYILDISKDKESGSFVTEGKTDDWNYWMKIPAHLVQKAVNNELLWETLFLSARWQGDRKPDQWNEHFINLLYDPDPTRISNIYKIYNRLH, from the coding sequence ATGTTTGTAAGATTTTTAGGACAAGCTTGTACACTAATTGAAACGAATAATTTTAGAATAATTGTTGATCCATGGATTGTTGGTCCTTGCAATGTAAACACATGGTATACACTTAGAAGAGAACCAGCTACAAAGAAAAACATTCCTACTGACGTTGACGCAATTTACATTTCTCATGAACATGAAGATCATTTTCAAGCAGAATCATTATGTCAATTTGATAAAAAAACACAAATCTATATTTGTAATTTTCCAACAAATAGATTTCATAATGCTATCAAAGAATTAGGATTTTCTAACATCACTGTTCTTGACTCTTGGAAACCTGAAAAAATTAATGAGGGTTTAGAAATCACATCTATTAAAAACCCAGATTTGATGTTTGAGGATTCCGCTTTACTTATCAAAAGCAAAGAAGGAACAGTTTTTTGTCAGACTGATTGTAAAATGGATTTTGAATCCCTTAAGAAAGTAAATGCTGCAAAACCAGATATTGGATTTTTCATGTATTCTGTGGCAAACTGGTATCCAGATGCATATAATTATTCAAAAGAGAAACGAGATGAAATTGCTATTAAAAGAAAAGACAATAAAATCAATGGATTTGTAAATTATGTAAATACTATAAAACCAAAATTTGCTATTCCGTATGCTGGAGGCCCATTATTTCCTCATGAATCTCAACTAAAACTAAACTATCCCATCTCAGTTTTTGGATGTCCTGATGAACCAAAAAAGGCGTGGGATAATAGTGGAAATTTAGGAACAGAAGTGGTAGCCATGGCAGCAGATGATGAAATTTCAATTGATGGCACACACACCAAAAATAATAATCCAATTTTTTCATCAGACAAGACAGATGTAGTAAATGAGTTTTCAATCCAAGTTCAAGAAGATCTTAATAGACGATGGAAGGAAGAAGGAGAAGCTTCACAAAAATTATCTAATGAGATATATGATTATTTCAACAAAATAATCTCTGAAAACCCTGTTGCACGAAAACATATCGATATGAAAGTTCAACTGATTGCAGACGGTAAAAATGGAGGAGAGTATATTTTAGATATTTCTAAAGATAAGGAATCAGGTTCTTTTGTAACAGAAGGAAAAACGGATGATTGGAATTATTGGATGAAAATCCCTGCACATTTAGTTCAAAAAGCAGTTAATAATGAACTACTTTGGGAAACATTATTTTTATCAGCTAGGTGGCAAGGGGATAGAAAACCTGATCAATGGAACGAACATTTCATTAATTTGCTATATGATCCAGATCCAACAAGAATTAGCAATATATACAAAATCTATAATAGATTACATTAA